One region of Rattus norvegicus strain BN/NHsdMcwi chromosome 13, GRCr8, whole genome shotgun sequence genomic DNA includes:
- the Zcchc2 gene encoding zinc finger CCHC domain-containing protein 2 isoform X12 has protein sequence MLRMKLPPKSTHPSEPPPDAEEPEADARPGAKAPPRRRRDCRPPPPPPTGLPRGPPPPPPSPPRGLEPPVASGPTAGAGMPGGGGHAAALREQERVYEWFGLVLGSAQRLEFLCGLLDLCNPLELRFLGSCLEDLARKDYHYLRDSEAKANGLSDPGSLADFREPAVRSRLIVYLALLGSENREAAGRLHRLLPQVDAVLRSLRATRVEGSRGSVEDEPGGDDEQDAEKDGPGPEGGGCAKLGTGGGLGFRAQEELLLLFTMASLHPAFSFHQRVTLREHLERLRSALRVEPEDAEVEPSNFAGSRAQNDSACGDYIQSNETGLVEQAQIPQDGLTVAPHRAQREAVHIEKIMLKGVQRRRADKYWEYTFKVNWSDLSVTTVTKTHQELQEFLLKLPKEFSSESFDKTILKALNQGSLRREERRHPDLEPILRQLFSTSPQAFLQSHKVRSFFRSISSESQHSFNNLQSSLKTSKILEHLKEDSSEASSQEEDVLQHTIIHKKHAGKSPAGK, from the exons ATGCTGAGGATGAAGCTGCCACCGAAGTCCACGCACCCCAGCGAGCCGCCGCCCGACGCGGAGGAGCCCGAGGCGGACGCGCGGCCGGGCGCAAAGGCGCCGCCGCGCCGCCGCCGCGACTgccgcccgccgccgccgccgcccacGGGCCTGCCACGGGggcccccgccgccgccgccgtcgcCGCCCCGGGGGCTCGAGCCGCCTGTTGCTAGCGGGCCGACGGCGGGAGCGGGCATGCCGGGCGGCGGCGGGCACGCGGCGGCGCTGCGCGAACAGGAGCGGGTGTATGAGTGGTTCGGGCTGGTGCTGGGCTCGGCGCAGCGCCTGGAGTTCTTGTGCGGGCTGCTGGACCTGTGCAACCCGCTGGAGCTGCGCTTTCTCGGCTCGTGCCTGGAGGACTTGGCGCGCAAGGACTACCACTACCTGCGCGACTCAGAGGCTAAGGCCAACGGCCTCTCGGACCCGGGGTCGCTGGCCGACTTCCGAGAGCCTGCGGTGCGCTCGCGCCTCATCGTTTACCTAGCGCTGCTGGGCTCGGAGAACAGGGAGGCCGCCGGCCGCCTGCACCGCCTCCTGCCCCAGGTGGACGCGGTGCTCAGGAGCCTCCGCGCGACTCGAGTCGAGGGCTCGCGGGGCAGCGTGGAGGACGAGCCGGGTGGCGATGACGAGCAGGACGCGGAGAAGGACGGCCCCGGCCCGGAAGGCGGCGGCTGCGCCAAGCTCGGGACTGGAGGCGGGCTCGGCTTCAGGGCCCAGGAGGAACTGCTGCTGCTCTTCACCATGGCTTCCCTGCACCcggctttctccttccaccagcGGGTCACCCTGAGGGAGCACCTGGAGAGGCTCCGCAGCGCACTCCGGGTGGAACCGGAGGACGCGGAGGTGGAGCCGAGCAACTTTGCCGGCTCCAGGGCCCAG AACGATTCTGCTTGTGGTGACTATATACAGAGTAATGAGACTGGTTTAGTAGAACAAGCCCAAATACCTCAAGATGGACTCACTGTGGCCCCTCACCGAGCTCAGCGAGAAG ctGTCCACATTGAGAAGATAATGTTGAAAGGAGTGCAGAGGAGAAGGGCTGACAAGTACTGGGAGTACACTTTCAAA GTAAATTGGTCTGACCTTTCAgtcacaacagtaacaaaaacccaccaagagCTACAGGAATTTCTACTGAAG cttcCAAAGGAGTTCTCTTCTGAGAGTTTTGACAAGACCATCTTAAAAGCCCTGAATCAGGGTTCTCTAAGGAGGGAAGAGCGGCGCCACCCTGACCTGGAGCCCATCCTAAG GCAGCTGTTTTCAACCTCACCCCAGGCCTTCCTTCAGAGTCACAAAGTACGCAGCTTTTTTCGATCAATATCATCGGAGTCTCAACATAGCTTCA
- the Zcchc2 gene encoding zinc finger CCHC domain-containing protein 2 isoform 2 (isoform 2 is encoded by transcript variant 2), translating into MLRMKLPPKSTHPSEPPPDAEEPEADARPGAKAPPRRRRDCRPPPPPPTGLPRGPPPPPPSPPRGLEPPVASGPTAGAGMPGGGGHAAALREQERVYEWFGLVLGSAQRLEFLCGLLDLCNPLELRFLGSCLEDLARKDYHYLRDSEAKANGLSDPGSLADFREPAVRSRLIVYLALLGSENREAAGRLHRLLPQVDAVLRSLRATRVEGSRGSVEDEPGGDDEQDAEKDGPGPEGGGCAKLGTGGGLGFRAQEELLLLFTMASLHPAFSFHQRVTLREHLERLRSALRVEPEDAEVEPSNFAGSRAQNDSACGDYIQSNETGLVEQAQIPQDGLTVAPHRAQREAVHIEKIMLKGVQRRRADKYWEYTFKVNWSDLSVTTVTKTHQELQEFLLKLPKEFSSESFDKTILKALNQGSLRREERRHPDLEPILRQLFSTSPQAFLQSHKVRSFFRSISSESQHSFNVLQHTIIHKKHAGKSPAGK; encoded by the exons ATGCTGAGGATGAAGCTGCCACCGAAGTCCACGCACCCCAGCGAGCCGCCGCCCGACGCGGAGGAGCCCGAGGCGGACGCGCGGCCGGGCGCAAAGGCGCCGCCGCGCCGCCGCCGCGACTgccgcccgccgccgccgccgcccacGGGCCTGCCACGGGggcccccgccgccgccgccgtcgcCGCCCCGGGGGCTCGAGCCGCCTGTTGCTAGCGGGCCGACGGCGGGAGCGGGCATGCCGGGCGGCGGCGGGCACGCGGCGGCGCTGCGCGAACAGGAGCGGGTGTATGAGTGGTTCGGGCTGGTGCTGGGCTCGGCGCAGCGCCTGGAGTTCTTGTGCGGGCTGCTGGACCTGTGCAACCCGCTGGAGCTGCGCTTTCTCGGCTCGTGCCTGGAGGACTTGGCGCGCAAGGACTACCACTACCTGCGCGACTCAGAGGCTAAGGCCAACGGCCTCTCGGACCCGGGGTCGCTGGCCGACTTCCGAGAGCCTGCGGTGCGCTCGCGCCTCATCGTTTACCTAGCGCTGCTGGGCTCGGAGAACAGGGAGGCCGCCGGCCGCCTGCACCGCCTCCTGCCCCAGGTGGACGCGGTGCTCAGGAGCCTCCGCGCGACTCGAGTCGAGGGCTCGCGGGGCAGCGTGGAGGACGAGCCGGGTGGCGATGACGAGCAGGACGCGGAGAAGGACGGCCCCGGCCCGGAAGGCGGCGGCTGCGCCAAGCTCGGGACTGGAGGCGGGCTCGGCTTCAGGGCCCAGGAGGAACTGCTGCTGCTCTTCACCATGGCTTCCCTGCACCcggctttctccttccaccagcGGGTCACCCTGAGGGAGCACCTGGAGAGGCTCCGCAGCGCACTCCGGGTGGAACCGGAGGACGCGGAGGTGGAGCCGAGCAACTTTGCCGGCTCCAGGGCCCAG AACGATTCTGCTTGTGGTGACTATATACAGAGTAATGAGACTGGTTTAGTAGAACAAGCCCAAATACCTCAAGATGGACTCACTGTGGCCCCTCACCGAGCTCAGCGAGAAG ctGTCCACATTGAGAAGATAATGTTGAAAGGAGTGCAGAGGAGAAGGGCTGACAAGTACTGGGAGTACACTTTCAAA GTAAATTGGTCTGACCTTTCAgtcacaacagtaacaaaaacccaccaagagCTACAGGAATTTCTACTGAAG cttcCAAAGGAGTTCTCTTCTGAGAGTTTTGACAAGACCATCTTAAAAGCCCTGAATCAGGGTTCTCTAAGGAGGGAAGAGCGGCGCCACCCTGACCTGGAGCCCATCCTAAG GCAGCTGTTTTCAACCTCACCCCAGGCCTTCCTTCAGAGTCACAAAGTACGCAGCTTTTTTCGATCAATATCATCGGAGTCTCAACATAGCTTCA